A genomic region of Phenylobacterium parvum contains the following coding sequences:
- the rpsJ gene encoding 30S ribosomal protein S10, translated as MDRQNIRIRLKAFDHRVLDHSTREIVNTAKRTGATVRGPIPLPTQIEKFTVNRSPHIDKKSREQFEIRTHKRVLDIVDPTPQTVDALMKLDLSAGVDVEIKL; from the coding sequence ATGGATCGTCAGAACATCCGCATCCGGCTCAAGGCCTTCGATCACCGCGTGCTGGACCATTCCACACGCGAGATCGTCAACACGGCCAAGCGCACCGGCGCGACCGTCCGGGGGCCCATCCCCCTGCCGACTCAAATTGAAAAATTCACCGTCAACCGCTCGCCGCACATCGACAAGAAGTCGCGCGAGCAGTTCGAGATCCGCACGCACAAGCGCGTGCTCGATATCGTCGATCCCACGCCCCAGACCGTCGACGCGCTGATGAAGCTCGACCTGTCCGCCGGCGTGGACGTCGAGATCAAGCTCTAG
- the rplB gene encoding 50S ribosomal protein L2: MALKQYNPTSPGRRSLVLIDRSELHKGRPEKSLVEGLTKTGGRGGGGRIAVRFRGGGAKRLYRKVDFKRRKFDVAGTVERIEYDPNRTAFIALIRYADGEMAYILAPQRLKAGDQVIASDRADVKPGNAMPLRSMPIGSIIHNIELKPLKGGQIARSAGAYAQLVGRDAGYAQIRLNSGELRMVPDGCMATVGAVSNPDHMNEVLGKAGRSRHKGRRPHVRGVAMNPVDHPHGGGEGRTSGGRHPVTPWGKPTKGSRTRTNKATDKFIIRSRHARKAR; the protein is encoded by the coding sequence ATGGCTCTGAAGCAGTACAATCCGACTTCGCCCGGTCGCCGCAGCCTTGTGCTGATCGACCGGTCCGAGCTCCACAAGGGGCGTCCCGAGAAGTCCCTCGTCGAAGGTCTGACCAAGACCGGCGGTCGGGGCGGCGGCGGCCGCATTGCTGTGCGTTTCCGCGGCGGCGGCGCCAAGCGCCTCTACCGCAAGGTGGACTTCAAGCGTCGCAAGTTCGACGTGGCCGGTACGGTCGAGCGGATCGAGTACGATCCGAACCGGACCGCCTTCATCGCCCTGATCCGCTACGCGGACGGTGAGATGGCCTACATCCTGGCCCCGCAGCGCCTGAAGGCCGGCGACCAGGTGATCGCCTCGGACCGCGCCGACGTGAAGCCGGGCAACGCCATGCCGCTGCGCTCCATGCCGATCGGCTCGATCATCCATAACATCGAGCTGAAGCCCCTGAAGGGGGGCCAGATCGCCCGTTCGGCCGGCGCCTACGCCCAGCTGGTCGGCCGCGACGCCGGTTACGCCCAGATCCGCCTGAACTCGGGCGAGCTGCGGATGGTTCCGGACGGCTGTATGGCCACCGTCGGCGCCGTGTCCAACCCGGACCACATGAACGAGGTCCTGGGCAAGGCCGGCCGCTCGCGCCACAAGGGTCGTCGCCCGCACGTCCGCGGCGTCGCCATGAACCCGGTCGACCACCCGCACGGCGGCGGTGAAGGCCGCACCTCGGGCGGCCGTCACCCGGTCACGCCCTGGGGCAAGCCGACCAAGGGGTCGCGCACCCGCACCAACAAGGCGACGGACAAGTTCATTATCCGCTCGCGTCACGCCCGGAAGGCTCGCTGA
- the tuf gene encoding elongation factor Tu has product MAKEKFERTKPHCNIGTIGHVDHGKTTLTAAITMTLAKTGGATAKKYDEIDAAPEEKARGITINTAHVEYETQNRHYAHVDCPGHADYVKNMITGAAQMDGAILVVSAADGPMPQTREHILLARQVGVPALVVYMNKVDLVDDAELLDLVEMEVRELLSSYNFPGDDIPIVKGSAKVAIDGGDPILGENSILELMTQVDAYIPQPERPVDLPFLMPVEDVFSISGRGTVVTGRIEKGIVKVGEEVEIVGIRPVQKTVCTGVEMFRKLLDQGQAGDNVGVLLRGTKREDVERGQVLCKPGSITPHTKFVAEAYILTKEEGGRHTPFFTNYRPQFYFRTTDVTGIIRLREGVEMIMPGDNAELDVELITPIAMDQGLRFAIREGGRTVGAGVVSKIIE; this is encoded by the coding sequence ATGGCCAAAGAGAAATTCGAACGCACTAAGCCGCACTGCAACATTGGCACGATTGGTCACGTTGACCACGGCAAGACGACGCTGACGGCTGCGATCACGATGACGCTTGCGAAGACGGGCGGCGCGACGGCGAAGAAGTATGACGAGATTGACGCGGCTCCTGAGGAGAAGGCGCGCGGGATCACGATCAACACGGCGCACGTCGAGTATGAGACGCAGAACCGTCACTATGCGCACGTGGACTGCCCCGGGCATGCCGACTACGTGAAGAACATGATCACGGGTGCGGCGCAGATGGACGGCGCGATCCTGGTGGTGAGCGCTGCGGACGGCCCGATGCCGCAGACGCGGGAGCACATTCTTCTGGCTCGCCAGGTGGGTGTTCCGGCCCTGGTGGTCTACATGAACAAGGTGGACCTGGTGGATGACGCCGAGCTTCTCGACCTGGTCGAGATGGAGGTGCGCGAGCTCCTGTCGTCCTACAACTTCCCGGGCGACGACATTCCGATCGTGAAGGGCTCGGCGAAGGTGGCCATCGACGGTGGCGACCCGATCCTGGGCGAGAACTCGATCCTGGAGCTGATGACGCAGGTTGACGCCTACATCCCGCAGCCTGAGCGTCCTGTGGACCTTCCGTTCCTGATGCCTGTGGAAGACGTGTTCTCGATCTCGGGCCGCGGCACGGTTGTGACGGGCCGGATCGAGAAGGGCATCGTGAAGGTGGGCGAGGAAGTCGAGATCGTCGGCATCCGTCCTGTCCAGAAGACGGTGTGCACGGGCGTTGAGATGTTCCGCAAGCTGCTGGACCAGGGCCAGGCGGGCGACAACGTGGGCGTGCTGCTTCGCGGTACGAAGCGCGAGGACGTGGAGCGTGGCCAGGTTCTCTGCAAGCCGGGCTCGATCACGCCGCACACGAAGTTCGTGGCTGAGGCCTACATCCTGACGAAGGAAGAGGGCGGCCGTCACACGCCGTTCTTCACGAACTACCGTCCGCAGTTTTACTTCCGGACGACGGACGTGACGGGGATCATCCGCCTGAGGGAAGGCGTTGAGATGATCATGCCGGGCGACAACGCCGAGCTGGACGTTGAGCTGATCACGCCGATTGCGATGGACCAGGGCCTTCGGTTCGCCATCCGCGAGGGTGGCCGGACGGTGGGCGCCGGGGTGGTGTCGAAGATCATCGAGTAG
- the rplD gene encoding 50S ribosomal protein L4, producing MKLDVIKLDGGKGGSIELSDAIFGIEEIRGDILQRVVTWQLAKRRAGTHKIQVRNEVSRTSKKMYKQKGTGGARHGSRRAAQFVGGAKAHGPVVRSHAFDLPKKVRALALRHALSSKARSGDLMVVDSLALSEAKTAALRTTLGKIGLVNALVIAGPEVDGNFRLAARNIPNVDVLPNAGLNVYDVLRRRTLVLTKDAVEAINARFAEKEAA from the coding sequence ATGAAACTCGACGTCATCAAGCTCGACGGCGGGAAGGGCGGTTCGATCGAACTGTCCGACGCCATCTTCGGGATCGAAGAGATCCGCGGGGATATCCTTCAGCGGGTCGTGACCTGGCAGCTGGCCAAGCGCCGCGCCGGGACGCACAAGATCCAGGTCCGGAATGAAGTCTCCCGGACCAGCAAGAAGATGTACAAGCAGAAGGGCACCGGCGGCGCCCGTCACGGTTCGCGCCGTGCGGCCCAGTTCGTCGGCGGCGCCAAGGCCCACGGGCCCGTGGTCCGCAGCCACGCCTTTGACCTGCCCAAGAAGGTCCGGGCCCTGGCCCTGCGCCACGCCCTGTCTTCCAAGGCGCGCTCTGGCGACCTCATGGTGGTCGACAGCCTGGCCCTGTCGGAAGCCAAGACTGCGGCTCTCCGTACGACCCTGGGCAAGATCGGCCTGGTCAACGCCCTGGTGATCGCCGGCCCCGAGGTCGACGGCAACTTCCGCCTGGCGGCCCGGAATATCCCGAATGTGGACGTGCTGCCGAACGCCGGCCTCAATGTCTACGACGTGCTGCGTCGCCGGACCCTCGTCCTGACCAAGGATGCGGTCGAGGCGATCAACGCCCGCTTCGCCGAGAAGGAGGCCGCCTGA
- the rpsS gene encoding 30S ribosomal protein S19, which translates to MTRSVWKGPFVDGYLLKKAEAAQVSGRKDVIKTWSRRSTIMPQFVGLTFGVHNGQKHVPVLVSEDMVGMKLGEFAPTRYFPGHAADKKAKRK; encoded by the coding sequence ATGACCCGTTCCGTCTGGAAAGGACCGTTTGTCGACGGTTACCTGCTCAAGAAGGCGGAGGCCGCGCAGGTCTCCGGCCGCAAGGACGTCATCAAGACCTGGTCGCGCCGCTCGACCATCATGCCGCAGTTCGTCGGCCTGACCTTCGGCGTGCACAACGGCCAGAAGCACGTGCCCGTCCTCGTTTCCGAGGACATGGTCGGCATGAAGCTCGGTGAGTTCGCCCCGACCCGGTATTTCCCGGGTCACGCCGCGGACAAGAAGGCAAAGAGGAAGTAG
- the rplV gene encoding 50S ribosomal protein L22 has protein sequence MSKPANPRRLKPAEAMAKATTLRVSPRKLNLVAQSIRGLKVQRALNELEFSHKRIARDVRKALYSAISNAENNHNLDIDSLVVAEAYVGKNLVMKRFAARARGRASRIQKPFSEITIVVRELGEAA, from the coding sequence ATGTCCAAGCCAGCCAATCCCCGCCGCCTGAAGCCCGCCGAGGCCATGGCCAAGGCCACGACCCTGCGGGTCAGCCCCCGCAAGCTCAACCTGGTCGCCCAGTCGATCCGGGGCCTCAAGGTCCAGCGCGCGCTCAACGAGCTCGAGTTCAGCCACAAGCGGATCGCCCGCGACGTGCGCAAGGCGCTCTACTCCGCGATCTCGAACGCCGAGAACAACCACAACCTCGACATCGACTCCCTGGTCGTGGCCGAGGCCTATGTGGGCAAGAACCTGGTGATGAAGCGTTTCGCGGCCCGCGCCCGCGGCCGTGCATCCCGCATCCAGAAGCCTTTCAGCGAGATCACCATCGTGGTCCGCGAACTCGGTGAGGCCGCCTGA
- the rplC gene encoding 50S ribosomal protein L3 yields the protein MRTGVIAKKLGMARFFDEDGVHVPVTVLSLDGCAVTGHRTAERDGYVALQLGAGLRKPKNVTKPLRGHFAKAEVEPRQKVVEFRVSPENLIEVGAELTADHFLVGQKVDVTGTTIGKGFAGAMKRWNFGGMRATHGVSVSHRAHGSTGQRQDPGKTFRGKKMAGHLGQETVTTLGLTVWRIDAERGLIMVKGSVPGSEGSWVRIRDAVKAPPAGVPTPGAFRKAGQAAAPAAEAAPAEEAPQAEGQE from the coding sequence ATGCGTACCGGCGTGATCGCCAAGAAACTCGGCATGGCCCGCTTCTTTGATGAGGATGGGGTCCACGTGCCCGTGACCGTCCTCAGCCTGGACGGCTGCGCCGTGACGGGCCACCGCACGGCTGAGCGCGACGGTTATGTCGCCCTCCAGCTGGGCGCGGGCCTCCGCAAGCCCAAGAACGTGACCAAGCCCCTCCGCGGACACTTCGCGAAGGCAGAGGTCGAGCCCCGCCAGAAGGTGGTGGAGTTCCGGGTGTCCCCCGAGAACCTCATCGAGGTCGGCGCTGAGCTGACGGCGGACCACTTCCTGGTCGGCCAGAAGGTGGACGTCACCGGAACCACCATCGGCAAGGGCTTCGCCGGCGCCATGAAGCGGTGGAACTTCGGGGGCATGCGCGCCACGCACGGCGTGTCCGTGTCGCACCGCGCCCACGGCTCCACCGGCCAGCGCCAGGATCCGGGCAAGACCTTCCGGGGCAAGAAGATGGCCGGCCATCTTGGCCAGGAAACCGTGACCACCCTGGGTCTCACCGTGTGGCGCATCGACGCCGAACGCGGCCTGATCATGGTCAAGGGTTCGGTTCCCGGTTCGGAAGGCTCGTGGGTTCGCATCCGCGACGCCGTGAAGGCCCCGCCGGCTGGCGTTCCCACGCCGGGCGCCTTCCGCAAGGCTGGACAGGCTGCGGCTCCCGCCGCTGAAGCCGCGCCCGCCGAAGAGGCTCCGCAAGCCGAGGGTCAGGAATAA
- the fusA gene encoding elongation factor G, protein MPRTHKIEDYRNFGIMAHIDAGKTTTTERILFYTGKSHKIGEVHDGAATMDWMEQEQERGITITSAATTAFWKGSRLNIIDTPGHVDFTIEVERSLRVLDGAVAVLDGNQGVEPQTETVWRQADRYNVPRIVFVNKMDKIGADFDMCLRTIRERLGVKAVPIQLPIGSESSLRGIVDLVRMKAVVWESEGLGAKYNDEDIPADMLAKAEEARNYMIENAVEMDDEAMEAYLGGEEPSEEVIKKCLRKAVLSGAFYPILAGSAFKNKGVQPLLDAVVDYLPSPVDIPPTQGLDFKTEEPVERKASDDEPLSVLAFKIMDDPFVGSLTFCRIYSGKLEAGLGLLNSTRDKRERVGRMLLMHSNNREDIKEAYAGDIVALAGLKDTRTGDTLCDPLKSPVILEKMNFPEPVIEIAIEPKSKADQEKLGVALAKMVAEDPSFTVFTDQESGQTIMKGMGELHLDIKVDILKRTYKVEANIGAPQVAYRESLGRAADIDYTHKKQTGGTGQFARVKIKFEPGEPGSGFVFENTVVGGSVPKEYIPGVQKGIESAKENGLLAGFPVIDFKATLYDGGYHDVDSSVLAFEIASRAAFRELREKGGARLLEPVMKVEVLTPDEYMGDVIGDLNSRRGQIQGTETRGNAQVVTAFVPLANMFGYINALRSFSQGRANFTMQYDHYETVPQAVADEVIKKYA, encoded by the coding sequence ATGCCCCGCACCCACAAGATCGAAGACTACCGCAACTTCGGAATCATGGCCCACATCGATGCGGGCAAGACGACGACGACCGAGCGGATCCTGTTCTACACCGGCAAGAGCCACAAGATCGGCGAGGTCCATGATGGCGCGGCCACCATGGACTGGATGGAGCAGGAGCAGGAGCGCGGCATCACCATCACGTCGGCCGCGACCACGGCTTTCTGGAAGGGAAGCCGGCTGAACATCATCGACACCCCTGGCCACGTGGACTTCACCATCGAGGTGGAGCGGTCGCTGCGCGTGCTCGACGGCGCCGTGGCGGTGCTGGACGGCAACCAGGGCGTCGAGCCCCAGACCGAGACCGTCTGGCGTCAGGCTGACAGGTACAACGTTCCGCGGATCGTCTTCGTCAACAAGATGGACAAGATCGGCGCCGACTTCGACATGTGCCTGCGGACCATCCGCGAGCGCCTGGGCGTCAAGGCTGTCCCGATCCAGCTGCCTATCGGTTCCGAATCCAGCCTCCGCGGAATCGTCGACCTGGTCCGCATGAAGGCGGTGGTCTGGGAGTCCGAGGGCCTGGGCGCCAAGTACAACGATGAGGACATCCCGGCCGACATGCTCGCCAAGGCCGAGGAAGCCCGGAACTACATGATCGAGAACGCCGTCGAAATGGACGACGAGGCCATGGAGGCCTATCTCGGCGGTGAGGAGCCCTCGGAAGAGGTCATCAAGAAGTGCCTCCGCAAGGCGGTGCTCTCGGGCGCCTTCTACCCGATCCTCGCGGGCTCGGCCTTCAAGAACAAGGGCGTCCAGCCCCTGCTCGACGCCGTGGTCGACTACCTGCCTTCGCCGGTGGACATCCCCCCGACCCAGGGCCTGGACTTCAAGACCGAGGAGCCTGTCGAGCGCAAGGCGTCCGACGATGAGCCGCTGTCCGTCCTGGCCTTCAAGATCATGGATGACCCCTTCGTCGGCTCCCTCACCTTCTGCCGGATCTACTCGGGCAAGCTCGAGGCCGGCTTGGGCCTGCTGAACTCCACCCGCGACAAGCGTGAGCGGGTCGGCCGCATGCTGCTGATGCACTCGAACAACCGCGAGGACATCAAGGAAGCCTACGCTGGCGACATCGTTGCCCTGGCCGGCCTGAAGGACACCCGCACCGGGGATACCCTGTGCGATCCGCTGAAGTCGCCGGTCATCCTTGAAAAGATGAACTTCCCCGAGCCGGTCATCGAGATCGCCATCGAGCCGAAGTCCAAGGCCGACCAGGAAAAGCTGGGCGTCGCCCTGGCCAAGATGGTCGCCGAGGACCCGTCCTTCACCGTCTTCACCGACCAGGAGTCGGGCCAGACCATCATGAAGGGCATGGGCGAGCTTCACCTCGACATCAAGGTCGACATCCTGAAGCGCACCTACAAGGTCGAGGCCAACATCGGCGCCCCGCAGGTGGCCTACCGCGAGAGCCTCGGCCGTGCGGCGGACATCGACTACACCCACAAGAAGCAGACCGGCGGTACGGGCCAGTTCGCCCGGGTGAAGATCAAGTTCGAGCCGGGCGAGCCGGGGTCGGGGTTTGTCTTCGAGAACACCGTGGTCGGCGGCTCCGTGCCGAAGGAGTACATCCCCGGCGTGCAGAAGGGGATCGAGTCCGCCAAGGAAAACGGCCTTCTGGCCGGGTTCCCGGTGATCGACTTCAAGGCGACCCTGTACGACGGCGGCTACCACGACGTGGACTCCTCGGTCCTGGCCTTCGAAATCGCCTCCCGCGCCGCCTTCCGTGAACTTCGCGAGAAGGGCGGAGCGCGCCTGCTCGAGCCGGTGATGAAGGTCGAGGTCCTGACGCCCGATGAGTACATGGGCGACGTGATCGGTGACCTGAACAGCCGTCGCGGCCAGATCCAGGGCACCGAGACCCGCGGTAACGCGCAGGTGGTCACCGCCTTCGTTCCGCTCGCCAACATGTTCGGCTACATCAATGCGCTGCGCTCGTTCTCGCAGGGCCGCGCAAACTTCACGATGCAGTACGACCATTACGAGACGGTGCCGCAAGCGGTCGCCGACGAAGTGATCAAGAAGTACGCCTAA
- a CDS encoding 50S ribosomal protein L23 produces the protein MATPSARHYDTILSPVITEKATLLSEQNKVVFRVAGDATKDEIAAAVEALFKVSVTKVNTLNVKGKTKRFRGREGRRSDVKKAVVTLAEGQSIDITTGL, from the coding sequence ATGGCCACGCCCTCCGCCCGCCACTACGACACCATCCTGTCCCCGGTGATCACCGAGAAGGCGACCCTGCTCTCGGAGCAGAACAAGGTGGTCTTCCGCGTCGCCGGCGACGCCACGAAGGACGAGATCGCGGCCGCCGTCGAGGCGCTGTTCAAGGTCTCGGTTACCAAGGTCAACACCCTCAACGTGAAGGGCAAGACCAAGCGTTTCCGCGGCCGCGAAGGCCGTCGTTCCGACGTCAAGAAGGCTGTCGTGACCCTGGCCGAAGGCCAGTCCATCGACATCACCACGGGGCTCTGA